A single genomic interval of Sphingobium sp. EM0848 harbors:
- a CDS encoding type III polyketide synthase — protein sequence MTGTRARINAIGCAVPAQDIHAPFIQWAGGRLDNPRERQIFLRMAERSGIDHRWCVLPRTAEGGTPVDPGGFYSGEMPPTSIRMQRYAEHAPVLALEAIARLREKVAIDRISHLVVASCTGFVAPGIDQIIADRLGLEGVERTLVGFMGCYAAVAALRTARHIVRSEPEARVLVVTVELCSLHFQLERQIERLLMMLQFADGAAAALVTAEGSGIAIDRPFSINLADSAELIRWEIGDRGFVMHLSGQVPGRIQTMLGDPAVRRRMWGDDDPALIDDWAVHAGGRSILDAVQYGLGLGEDALAFSRSVLARFGNMSSSTLMFILHDMAEQARQGVALAFGPGVAAEGFRFEGIA from the coding sequence ATGACTGGAACGCGTGCCCGCATCAATGCCATCGGCTGTGCTGTCCCTGCGCAGGACATCCACGCTCCGTTCATCCAGTGGGCAGGCGGCCGGTTGGACAATCCGCGCGAAAGGCAGATTTTCCTGCGCATGGCGGAACGGTCGGGTATCGATCATCGCTGGTGCGTCCTGCCGCGGACCGCCGAGGGCGGAACGCCGGTCGATCCGGGCGGCTTCTACAGCGGAGAAATGCCGCCGACCTCGATCAGGATGCAGCGCTATGCCGAGCATGCACCCGTGCTGGCGCTGGAGGCGATAGCGCGGTTGCGGGAGAAGGTGGCGATCGACCGGATCAGCCATCTGGTGGTGGCCAGCTGCACCGGCTTCGTCGCGCCCGGCATCGACCAGATCATTGCCGATCGGCTGGGGCTGGAAGGGGTCGAGCGGACGCTGGTGGGCTTCATGGGCTGTTATGCGGCGGTTGCGGCGCTGCGGACGGCGCGGCATATCGTGCGGTCGGAGCCGGAGGCGCGGGTGCTGGTGGTGACGGTCGAGCTCTGCTCGCTGCATTTCCAGCTTGAGCGGCAGATCGAGCGGTTGTTGATGATGCTCCAGTTCGCGGACGGGGCGGCGGCGGCTCTGGTGACGGCGGAGGGAAGCGGGATCGCCATCGACCGGCCTTTCTCGATCAATCTGGCGGACTCGGCGGAGTTGATCCGGTGGGAGATCGGGGATCGCGGCTTTGTGATGCATCTGTCAGGGCAAGTGCCAGGGCGGATTCAGACGATGCTGGGCGATCCGGCGGTGCGGCGGCGGATGTGGGGCGACGACGACCCGGCGCTGATCGACGATTGGGCGGTGCATGCGGGCGGGCGGTCCATATTGGATGCGGTGCAATATGGGCTTGGGCTGGGCGAGGATGCGCTTGCGTTCTCGCGCAGCGTGCTGGCGCGGTTCGGCAATATGTCGTCCTCCACGCTGATGTTCATCCTGCACGATATGGCGGAGCAGGCGCGGCAGGGGGTGGCGCTGGCCTTCGGGCCGGGGGTGGCGGCCGAAGGATTCCGGTTCGAAGGGATCGCATGA
- a CDS encoding NAD(P)/FAD-dependent oxidoreductase has product MTRPSMPVPPVPALIVGGGPAGAAAAITLARAGVSAHLVDRHDGPHDGVCGGFLGWDALAILRDLGLDVAVLGARPIGRLRLLVGERAIELALPHQAAGLSRRVLDEALIALAGDAGAVLLRGRAVRAADPAGRSVRFDDGEELAGGTLFLATGKHELRGLARDLGGRKEVPSVGLRAVLPAHAARSRDLTGMIELHLFDRGYAGLLLQEDGTSNLCLSVARERMSDGVPALMAEIMAEAPRLADRLGGAIPAQWEAVAGVPYGWRAAETVPGIFRIGDQGAVIASLAGDGIAIALSSGVSAAQAWLGGGAEAAVDWQRQMHQRNRRPIGMAEALRHGAAGALGRGMMMQLLHWMPGLGAQAALLTRISAPRTGGRKSGARSAHDPG; this is encoded by the coding sequence ATGACGCGCCCCTCAATGCCCGTGCCGCCCGTGCCCGCGCTGATCGTCGGCGGTGGGCCGGCCGGGGCGGCGGCGGCGATCACGCTCGCGCGGGCGGGGGTCAGTGCGCATCTGGTGGATCGCCATGATGGGCCGCATGATGGTGTCTGCGGTGGTTTTCTGGGCTGGGACGCACTGGCGATCCTGCGCGATCTGGGGCTGGACGTGGCTGTGCTGGGCGCGCGGCCCATTGGACGGTTGCGATTGCTGGTGGGGGAGCGCGCCATTGAGCTGGCCCTGCCGCATCAGGCAGCGGGATTGTCGCGGCGGGTGCTGGATGAAGCGTTGATCGCGCTGGCGGGCGATGCGGGGGCGGTGCTCCTGCGCGGGCGGGCGGTGCGGGCGGCGGACCCGGCCGGGCGATCCGTTCGCTTCGATGATGGGGAAGAGCTGGCGGGCGGGACCTTGTTCCTGGCGACCGGCAAGCATGAACTGCGGGGGCTGGCGCGCGATCTTGGCGGGCGGAAGGAGGTGCCCTCCGTCGGATTGCGGGCGGTGCTGCCCGCCCATGCCGCCCGGTCGCGCGATCTGACGGGCATGATCGAGCTGCACCTGTTCGACCGGGGCTATGCGGGCCTGCTGTTGCAGGAGGATGGGACGTCCAACCTCTGCCTCTCCGTCGCGCGTGAGCGGATGTCGGACGGCGTGCCCGCACTCATGGCGGAGATCATGGCGGAGGCGCCGCGCCTGGCGGACCGTCTGGGGGGAGCGATCCCCGCGCAGTGGGAGGCGGTGGCGGGGGTGCCCTATGGCTGGCGGGCGGCGGAAACCGTACCGGGCATCTTCCGCATCGGGGATCAGGGCGCGGTGATTGCCTCGCTGGCCGGGGACGGCATCGCCATCGCGCTCAGCAGCGGGGTCAGCGCGGCGCAGGCCTGGCTTGGCGGCGGGGCGGAGGCGGCGGTGGACTGGCAAAGGCAGATGCACCAGCGCAACCGCCGTCCGATCGGCATGGCGGAGGCGCTGCGTCATGGTGCGGCAGGGGCGTTGGGGCGGGGAATGATGATGCAGTTGCTGCACTGGATGCCGGGGCTTGGCGCGCAGGCCGCATTGCTCACCCGAATATCCGCTCCACGCACAGGCGGAAGGAAAAGCGGCGCACGATCCGCACATGATCCAGGCTGA
- a CDS encoding methyltransferase domain-containing protein: protein MADLSIRSRQEEQMDAPDLDPAVYERVLHDLARVNRWTFTAWPTIAFLNRAIGSAGHFRLLDVGFGDGDVLRAVARWARKRGIEAELIGVDLNEKSLQAARHATPPDLAIDYRAGDYLDQPERFDFIISSQVTHHMTDAQLMTFLRHMEANAQRGWLICDLHRHGFAHWGFPLLARLLRVHRIVREDGQLSIARAFRPGDWADLLPTAGISLDHVRIVRRFSFRLCVERIFG, encoded by the coding sequence ATGGCCGACCTTTCGATCCGGTCGCGGCAGGAAGAGCAGATGGACGCGCCGGACCTGGACCCGGCGGTTTACGAGCGCGTGCTGCACGATCTGGCGCGGGTCAATCGTTGGACCTTCACGGCCTGGCCGACCATCGCCTTTCTCAACCGCGCCATCGGTTCGGCGGGGCATTTCCGCCTGCTGGACGTCGGCTTCGGCGATGGCGACGTCCTTCGCGCCGTCGCCCGCTGGGCCAGAAAGCGCGGCATCGAGGCCGAACTGATCGGCGTCGACCTTAATGAAAAAAGCCTTCAGGCCGCGCGCCACGCCACCCCGCCCGATCTTGCCATCGACTATCGCGCCGGGGATTATCTCGACCAGCCGGAGCGGTTCGATTTCATCATCTCCAGCCAGGTGACGCATCACATGACGGACGCGCAGCTGATGACCTTCCTGCGCCATATGGAGGCCAATGCGCAGAGGGGCTGGCTGATCTGCGACCTGCATCGGCATGGCTTTGCCCATTGGGGTTTCCCTCTGCTCGCCCGGCTGCTGCGCGTTCATCGCATCGTGCGGGAGGATGGGCAGCTTTCCATCGCCCGCGCCTTCCGCCCCGGCGACTGGGCGGACCTGTTGCCCACGGCCGGGATCAGCCTGGATCATGTGCGGATCGTGCGCCGCTTTTCCTTCCGCCTGTGCGTGGAGCGGATATTCGGGTGA
- a CDS encoding DUF2147 domain-containing protein, with translation MSAFSVLLLIAAGAMPHGVEGSWLTDDRKGVVQIAPCGPQMCGHIVRVLDKGPNVPATDINNPDPKRRGQPIMGLLTLSGFRRDGAIWKGGRAYDPKSGRSYRATLGLNPDGSLRVTGCVLFLCESQRWTRVN, from the coding sequence ATGTCGGCCTTTTCCGTGCTGTTGCTGATCGCCGCTGGGGCCATGCCACACGGTGTGGAGGGCAGTTGGCTGACCGACGACCGGAAGGGCGTGGTGCAGATCGCGCCCTGCGGTCCGCAGATGTGCGGGCATATCGTCCGTGTGCTGGACAAGGGACCGAATGTGCCGGCGACCGACATCAACAATCCTGATCCGAAGCGGCGCGGCCAACCGATCATGGGGTTGCTCACCCTATCGGGCTTCCGCCGCGACGGCGCGATATGGAAGGGCGGACGGGCCTATGATCCCAAATCGGGGCGAAGCTATCGGGCGACATTGGGGCTGAATCCGGATGGATCGCTCAGGGTCACGGGATGCGTGCTGTTCCTGTGTGAGAGCCAGCGCTGGACGCGGGTGAATTAA
- a CDS encoding class I SAM-dependent methyltransferase, with protein MIVPKRPSTAAGVAMHYDELDLAYRRIWGEHVHHGYWRTGRESPAEAADALVEEVERRLALEPGQTLCDIGCGYGATAARIAARHDVSIIGLTLSSAQEKVANARPPSRFTCLQRDWLHNDLPDASFDRAYAIESSEHMVDKARFFREAARVLRPGGRLVVCAWLEGKDAHQWQIRHLLEPICREGRLPSMGSRADYEALAVDAGFILRDYEDVSSRVRRTWTICLRRFAGRMITDPALRRLALSSQTRNRDFIFSLPRLILALRTRAMRYGIFVWSRN; from the coding sequence ATGATCGTGCCGAAGCGTCCCTCGACCGCGGCTGGCGTCGCGATGCACTATGATGAACTGGACCTTGCCTACCGGCGGATCTGGGGCGAACATGTGCATCATGGCTATTGGCGAACCGGCCGCGAAAGCCCGGCCGAAGCAGCAGACGCGCTCGTGGAGGAGGTGGAGAGGCGGCTGGCGCTGGAACCGGGCCAGACGCTGTGCGACATAGGCTGCGGCTATGGTGCCACCGCTGCCCGGATCGCCGCGCGGCATGATGTCAGCATTATCGGCCTGACCCTCTCCTCCGCGCAGGAGAAGGTCGCCAACGCCCGCCCCCCATCACGCTTCACCTGCCTGCAACGCGACTGGCTGCACAATGACCTGCCCGATGCCAGCTTCGACCGCGCCTATGCCATCGAAAGCTCCGAACATATGGTCGACAAGGCCCGGTTCTTCCGCGAAGCCGCCCGCGTGCTGCGCCCCGGCGGGCGGCTGGTCGTCTGCGCCTGGCTGGAAGGAAAGGACGCGCACCAGTGGCAAATCCGCCATCTGCTCGAACCCATTTGCCGCGAAGGACGGCTTCCCAGCATGGGCAGCCGCGCCGATTATGAGGCGCTCGCCGTCGATGCCGGCTTCATTCTTCGCGACTATGAGGATGTCAGCAGCCGCGTCCGCCGAACCTGGACGATCTGCCTGCGCCGGTTCGCCGGACGGATGATCACCGATCCCGCGCTGCGTCGGCTGGCGCTCAGTTCCCAGACGCGGAATCGCGACTTCATCTTCAGCCTGCCGCGCCTGATCCTGGCGCTACGCACCAGAGCGATGCGCTATGGCATTTTCGTCTGGAGCAGGAATTAA
- a CDS encoding HD-GYP domain-containing protein, giving the protein MLKRIRTQDVELGMFLHKLEGSWFSHPFWKSKMLLDDADQLATLKASKVAWVQIDTSRGADLKPRDVSPPARAATPAPDQRDRPFGRAGATIARRAAPAPVSRPFDPLSKERTSTKAEMVHANRLARKSVRAMQKIFDDSRLGNAIKLNKLETMIEEISSSIQRNPHAFMAVTRLKNTSEYLYLHALSVCALMIGLAQQLRLSPEEVQQAGLAGLLMDVGMGHVPQETWDKDSPLTPEEWEVVKSHTTLAHEFLALGGEMPDAVLDVCLHHHERLDGSGYPHGLKGEEIGQFARMAAICDTYDAMTSNRIHRHGEDPSRALLMLDEAQTLYDPEIFQAFQRAVGIYPIGSLVRLRSHRLAIVVEQNRDDLTLPVVRPFYSLNDRSFVKAEDIDLSNCFGADQIITRETPEGWDMAEWPTLSAKLLAAAG; this is encoded by the coding sequence ATGTTGAAAAGAATCCGTACCCAGGATGTCGAACTGGGCATGTTTCTCCACAAGCTGGAAGGGTCGTGGTTTTCCCATCCCTTCTGGAAGAGCAAGATGTTGCTGGACGATGCCGATCAGCTGGCGACGCTGAAGGCCAGCAAGGTCGCCTGGGTCCAGATCGACACATCGCGCGGCGCCGATCTGAAGCCCAGGGACGTGTCACCGCCCGCGCGCGCGGCGACGCCCGCCCCGGACCAGCGCGACCGCCCCTTCGGCCGCGCCGGCGCGACCATCGCCCGGCGCGCCGCGCCCGCCCCTGTCAGTCGCCCCTTCGACCCGCTGTCCAAGGAGCGGACGTCGACCAAGGCGGAAATGGTCCACGCCAATCGCCTCGCCCGCAAGTCGGTGCGCGCCATGCAGAAGATCTTCGACGATTCCCGGCTGGGCAATGCGATCAAGCTCAACAAGCTGGAAACGATGATCGAGGAGATTTCCAGCTCCATCCAGCGCAATCCCCATGCCTTCATGGCGGTGACGCGGCTCAAGAACACCAGCGAATATCTCTACCTCCACGCGCTGTCGGTCTGCGCGCTGATGATCGGCCTTGCCCAGCAGCTTCGCCTCTCGCCCGAGGAAGTGCAGCAGGCGGGGCTTGCCGGATTGCTGATGGACGTGGGCATGGGCCATGTGCCGCAGGAAACCTGGGACAAGGACAGCCCGCTGACGCCGGAGGAATGGGAGGTGGTGAAGAGCCACACCACGCTGGCGCATGAATTTCTGGCGCTGGGCGGGGAGATGCCCGACGCCGTCCTGGACGTGTGCCTGCATCATCATGAGCGGCTGGACGGCAGCGGCTATCCCCATGGGCTGAAGGGCGAGGAGATCGGCCAGTTCGCGCGCATGGCGGCGATCTGCGACACCTATGATGCGATGACCTCCAACCGTATCCACCGCCATGGCGAGGACCCGTCCCGCGCCCTGCTGATGCTGGACGAAGCGCAGACGCTCTACGATCCGGAGATTTTCCAGGCGTTCCAGCGCGCCGTCGGCATCTATCCGATCGGGTCGCTGGTCCGGCTGCGCTCGCATCGGCTGGCCATCGTGGTCGAACAGAACCGGGACGATCTGACCCTACCCGTCGTGCGCCCCTTCTATTCGCTGAACGACCGCAGCTTCGTGAAGGCGGAGGATATCGACCTTTCCAACTGCTTCGGCGCAGACCAGATCATCACCCGCGAAACGCCCGAGGGATGGGACATGGCGGAATGGCCGACGCTGAGCGCCAAGTTGCTGGCGGCGGCAGGCTGA
- a CDS encoding efflux transporter outer membrane subunit yields the protein MRSLLIALPLFALAACTAGPDYHGPGTARAARPEAQFVRTADGASPQAPATATWWSSLGDPVLDGLETRALAANPGVAVAQARVRQARASLRSERANALPSANASALYVHAQIPGLDLSGSNGSNASDGSQSSSGGSQSLNLYNLGFDASWEVDLWGGKRRGVEAAQAQLGAAEANVADAQVSLTAEIAQTYVNLRDRQQRIALAQDNITRQRDTLLLTEQRQHRGTASALELEQQRNQLEQAEAAILPLNAERDAYLNALATLAGEAPGALDAMLGPPAAIPLPPASVAIGDPAALLQRRPDIRAAERQYAAATAKIGVAQAARFPSLSFMGLIGIGGTNPGDVFDFNKLAAIAMPRLSWSFLDFGRNAARVEQSRGAQDEAAAQYRQAVLNALRDSEDALSRFGARRLAVASAARSKASADRSAALIRQRFEAGTATRIQLLDAERQSIAAAQTLVQGTAAMTADYIALQKALGLGWEAPR from the coding sequence ATGCGTTCCCTTCTGATCGCCCTTCCCCTGTTCGCACTGGCCGCCTGCACCGCCGGGCCGGATTATCATGGACCCGGAACCGCCAGGGCCGCCCGTCCCGAAGCGCAGTTCGTGCGGACGGCGGACGGTGCCAGTCCGCAGGCGCCTGCGACCGCGACATGGTGGTCCTCGCTGGGCGATCCGGTGCTGGATGGGCTCGAAACCCGCGCACTCGCCGCCAATCCCGGCGTGGCCGTTGCGCAGGCGCGGGTCCGGCAGGCCCGCGCCTCACTGCGTTCGGAACGCGCCAATGCCCTGCCCAGCGCCAACGCCTCGGCCCTGTATGTCCATGCCCAGATTCCGGGCCTTGACCTCAGCGGATCGAACGGCAGCAACGCCTCCGATGGAAGCCAGTCGAGCAGCGGCGGCAGCCAGTCCCTCAATCTTTACAATCTGGGCTTCGACGCCAGTTGGGAGGTCGATCTGTGGGGCGGCAAGCGGCGCGGAGTGGAGGCCGCGCAGGCCCAGCTCGGCGCGGCAGAGGCCAATGTCGCCGACGCGCAGGTCAGCCTGACCGCCGAAATCGCGCAGACCTATGTCAATCTGCGTGACCGGCAACAGCGCATCGCTCTGGCGCAGGACAATATCACCCGACAGCGCGACACGCTGCTCCTTACCGAACAGCGCCAGCACCGGGGCACCGCCTCCGCGCTGGAACTGGAGCAGCAGCGCAATCAGCTCGAACAGGCCGAAGCCGCGATCCTGCCCCTGAATGCGGAGCGTGACGCCTATCTCAACGCATTGGCCACATTGGCTGGCGAAGCGCCGGGCGCACTCGACGCCATGCTTGGGCCCCCGGCCGCCATTCCGCTGCCCCCCGCCAGCGTCGCCATCGGCGATCCCGCCGCCCTGCTCCAGCGCCGCCCCGATATCCGCGCGGCGGAGCGTCAATATGCCGCCGCCACCGCGAAGATCGGCGTGGCACAGGCCGCGCGCTTCCCCAGCCTCAGTTTCATGGGCCTGATCGGCATCGGCGGCACCAATCCGGGCGACGTCTTCGATTTCAACAAACTCGCCGCCATCGCCATGCCGCGCCTTAGCTGGAGCTTCCTCGATTTCGGCCGCAACGCTGCCCGCGTGGAGCAGAGCAGGGGCGCGCAGGACGAAGCCGCCGCTCAATATCGCCAGGCTGTCCTCAATGCCCTGCGCGATAGCGAGGACGCCCTTTCCCGCTTCGGCGCCCGGCGGCTGGCCGTCGCCAGCGCCGCCCGGTCCAAGGCGTCGGCCGACCGCAGCGCCGCGCTGATACGCCAGCGTTTCGAAGCCGGCACCGCCACGCGCATCCAGCTTCTGGACGCGGAACGGCAGAGCATCGCCGCAGCCCAGACGCTTGTCCAGGGCACGGCGGCAATGACCGCCGACTATATCGCCCTGCAAAAGGCGCTCGGCCTCGGTTGGGAAGCGCCGCGTTAA
- a CDS encoding DHA2 family efflux MFS transporter permease subunit, with translation MNATFAASPTPAVPERADAAAWLAVAAGSLGAMMATLDVSIVNSALPTIQGEIGASGTEGTWIATSYLVAEIIIIPLAAWLERLLGLRTLLLIAAFLFTAFSMLCGVAENLTTMIIGRVGQGFTGGAMIPTAMTIIATRLPRSQQPIGNAMFGVTAILGPVLGPLVGGWLTENISWHYAFFLNLPVGIILATLLLVTMPHQRPHWREFWQADWLGIAGMALGLGGLTIVLEEGQREQWFQSHEIVILSIVSGVGFISLFAGQFLAQRPVIRLKLLLDRQFGAVAMMGVVMGMMLYGTAFVIPQFLAAIADYNALQSGRIVLLSGIPSLMLMPLTPLLIRHLDIRIAVSIGLLVMATSCWIDTTLTNQAVGHDFIESQLLRGVGSVFGFLFLNQAAIASVPRENAGDAAGLFNTVRNLGGSLALAGIATIQDQRTWFHSRRMEESLSANSVHVQDYINGLGHALGGHDAALRSLAGTIQREALIMTYNDIFTMLAVGIIAVLPLVLFLRPLPKGQAVAMH, from the coding sequence ATGAACGCCACCTTCGCCGCCTCACCAACCCCAGCGGTGCCGGAACGCGCCGACGCTGCTGCCTGGCTGGCGGTCGCGGCGGGTAGTCTGGGCGCGATGATGGCGACGCTGGACGTTTCCATCGTCAATTCCGCCCTACCCACTATCCAGGGCGAAATCGGCGCCAGCGGGACGGAGGGCACGTGGATCGCGACATCCTATCTGGTCGCGGAAATCATCATCATTCCACTGGCGGCCTGGCTGGAACGATTGCTGGGCCTGCGCACCCTGCTGCTGATCGCGGCCTTCCTGTTCACCGCCTTTTCGATGCTGTGCGGCGTCGCTGAGAATCTGACGACCATGATCATTGGCCGCGTCGGACAGGGCTTTACCGGCGGCGCGATGATCCCCACCGCCATGACGATCATCGCCACCCGCCTGCCCCGGTCCCAACAGCCCATCGGCAATGCGATGTTCGGCGTCACCGCAATCCTTGGACCGGTATTGGGACCGCTGGTCGGCGGCTGGCTGACGGAAAATATCAGCTGGCACTATGCCTTCTTCCTCAACCTGCCGGTCGGCATCATATTGGCGACCCTGCTGCTGGTGACGATGCCGCATCAGAGACCGCATTGGCGCGAATTCTGGCAAGCCGACTGGCTGGGCATCGCCGGCATGGCGCTCGGCCTTGGCGGCCTCACCATCGTACTGGAGGAGGGGCAGCGCGAACAATGGTTCCAAAGCCATGAAATCGTCATCCTGTCGATCGTCTCGGGCGTGGGCTTCATCTCGCTGTTTGCAGGGCAGTTTCTGGCCCAAAGGCCGGTCATCCGCCTGAAGCTGCTGCTCGACCGGCAATTCGGCGCGGTGGCGATGATGGGCGTGGTGATGGGCATGATGCTGTATGGCACGGCCTTCGTCATTCCGCAGTTCCTGGCCGCGATTGCCGACTATAACGCCTTGCAGTCGGGCCGCATCGTGCTGCTGTCCGGCATCCCCAGCCTGATGCTGATGCCGCTGACGCCACTGCTGATCCGGCATCTGGACATCCGCATCGCGGTCAGCATCGGCCTGCTCGTCATGGCGACAAGTTGCTGGATCGATACGACGCTGACCAATCAGGCGGTCGGCCATGATTTCATCGAATCGCAATTGCTGCGCGGCGTCGGCAGCGTCTTTGGCTTCCTGTTCCTCAATCAGGCCGCCATCGCCTCTGTCCCTCGGGAAAATGCGGGCGATGCGGCCGGGCTGTTCAACACGGTTCGCAATCTCGGCGGATCGCTGGCGCTGGCGGGCATAGCCACCATTCAGGACCAGCGGACATGGTTCCACAGCCGCCGCATGGAAGAAAGCCTGAGCGCCAACAGCGTGCATGTGCAGGATTATATCAACGGCCTCGGCCATGCGCTGGGCGGTCATGATGCGGCGCTGCGTTCCCTGGCGGGGACGATCCAACGGGAAGCGCTGATCATGACCTATAACGACATATTCACGATGCTGGCGGTCGGCATCATCGCTGTCCTGCCGCTCGTCCTGTTCCTGCGCCCCTTGCCCAAGGGGCAAGCGGTTGCGATGCACTGA
- a CDS encoding HlyD family secretion protein encodes MPSHTAASPSFPADDSGQNGSSRLKSPRARLILLLVMLALIISAIFWFIRFETFGKYQESTNDAYIQADSITIAPKVPGYVDRVFVAENQDVKAGQPLAQIDPRDYRAQAAQSVAQIDVAKANAAGVAAQIAEQHAAIDQAEADLNAANANAVFAASEVERYRPLAASGAETRERLSELQNQATQARAKAAAAQAVLASAQKRIATLEAQVKQAQAQGEAARAQLSAANTDVEATILRAAVDGRIGDKSVRQGQFVQAATRLMTLVPKASLYIEANFKETQLGLMRVGQPVKVTVDALPGVELLGQVASFAPGTGAQFSILPPQNATGNFTKIVQRVPVRIAISAGPETRKMLIPGMSVEVSVDTRSAKNASEQIRREQEQHNARINR; translated from the coding sequence ATGCCTTCCCACACAGCGGCGTCCCCATCCTTCCCGGCAGACGACTCGGGCCAGAACGGCTCCTCCCGTCTCAAAAGTCCGCGCGCGCGGCTCATCCTGCTGCTGGTAATGCTGGCGCTGATCATCAGCGCCATATTCTGGTTCATCCGCTTCGAAACCTTCGGCAAATATCAGGAATCGACCAACGACGCCTATATTCAGGCCGATTCGATCACGATCGCGCCCAAGGTGCCGGGCTATGTCGACCGCGTCTTCGTCGCCGAGAATCAGGATGTGAAGGCAGGCCAGCCGCTCGCCCAGATCGATCCCCGCGATTATCGCGCCCAGGCGGCGCAGTCGGTTGCCCAGATCGACGTGGCCAAGGCCAATGCCGCAGGCGTCGCGGCGCAAATCGCCGAACAGCACGCCGCCATCGACCAGGCGGAGGCTGACCTCAATGCCGCCAATGCCAATGCGGTCTTCGCTGCGAGCGAGGTCGAACGTTACCGCCCACTGGCGGCAAGCGGCGCGGAAACCCGCGAACGGCTGTCCGAACTTCAGAATCAAGCCACGCAGGCCCGGGCCAAGGCCGCCGCCGCGCAGGCGGTGCTGGCCAGCGCGCAGAAGCGGATCGCCACCCTCGAAGCGCAGGTAAAGCAGGCGCAGGCGCAGGGCGAGGCCGCCCGCGCCCAGCTTTCCGCCGCCAATACCGATGTGGAGGCCACCATCCTGCGCGCCGCTGTGGATGGGCGCATCGGCGACAAGAGCGTGCGTCAGGGCCAGTTCGTCCAGGCCGCCACCCGCCTGATGACGCTGGTGCCCAAGGCCAGCCTCTATATCGAAGCCAATTTCAAGGAAACCCAGCTTGGCCTGATGCGCGTCGGCCAGCCGGTGAAGGTGACAGTCGACGCCCTGCCCGGCGTCGAACTGCTGGGGCAGGTGGCCAGCTTCGCGCCCGGCACCGGCGCGCAATTTTCCATCCTGCCGCCGCAGAACGCCACCGGCAACTTCACCAAGATCGTCCAGCGGGTCCCCGTCCGCATCGCCATCAGCGCCGGTCCCGAAACCCGCAAGATGCTGATCCCCGGCATGTCGGTCGAGGTGTCGGTCGACACCCGCTCGGCCAAGAATGCTTCGGAGCAGATCCGCCGCGAACAGGAGCAGCATAACGCCCGGATCAATCGATGA
- a CDS encoding MarR family winged helix-turn-helix transcriptional regulator — MNTSKEELVADLFRVVTLLRKSFDREMLACGASLAQTKVLMCIKGMPGTARAADIAEALGISPRTVTEALDGLEREGRIVRAADPDDRRVKRLTITSAGEEALGLTQPLRRKLSEQVVEALEPSEQRQFHAALRKILERLPTG; from the coding sequence ATGAATACCTCCAAGGAAGAGTTGGTCGCCGATCTGTTTCGCGTCGTCACGCTGCTGCGCAAATCCTTCGACCGGGAAATGCTGGCCTGCGGTGCCTCGCTTGCCCAGACCAAGGTGCTGATGTGTATCAAGGGGATGCCCGGAACGGCGCGAGCGGCCGATATTGCCGAGGCGTTGGGGATTTCTCCGCGCACCGTGACCGAGGCGCTGGACGGGCTGGAGCGGGAAGGGCGGATCGTAAGGGCGGCCGATCCGGACGATCGCCGGGTCAAACGGCTGACGATCACCAGCGCGGGTGAAGAGGCTCTTGGCCTGACGCAGCCCTTGCGTCGCAAGCTCAGCGAGCAGGTGGTGGAAGCGCTGGAACCGTCCGAACAGCGGCAATTTCATGCTGCATTGCGGAAAATACTGGAGCGGCTGCCGACAGGCTGA